The DNA sequence CAGAGTGGAAGCACCATCACGGCTCCACCACCCCGGCGATCAGGACAGCCCGTACGGTCTTGCTCTGAGCTTCGGGGCTGACGAACCAGGTCAAGTCCGTGATCGCTCCCCTCCTGACGAGTTCGGCCAGGAGGCCATCGCCAACGCCGGCTCGAACATCTCGGAAGTCGGCGAACACGGGATTGAAGTCCCTCACGTCGACCAGCAACTGCTGCGATTCGGTGATGCTCAGGCACACCTGCAGGGAGGTGTCGACGTGTTGTGAGGTGCTGCCGTGCTGGAGAGCGTTGTCCACCAGCGCGGACAGCACTTGCAACGCGGCCGGAACGCTTCCACGCCAGTTCAACATCGTGAGACCGACGCGCCCCTTGACCCGGGCCATCTGGCGCGCTGTGGGTACGGCGAGCTCGACAGGATGCTGCCTGGTGATTGGACTGCCAATCGGAGACAGCTTCGATGCGGGCGCCAACCACCCTGCTCCCACCCCGTCCAGGGGAACCACCCACGCGCTGTCCGCTGCGTAGACACCGGGGCCGGCCGCAACTCGAACGTCACGTCCCTGCGTCTCGTCGCGGGCTAACTGATCAGCCAACTCAGGCCGGCGGTCCGCGGCGTCCAACGGGATGTCCTCCCGCCGAGCGACGGTGGGGACCTCCCCGTCGTCCGCTCCTTCTGACCTCATGGACTTGC is a window from the Actinacidiphila yeochonensis CN732 genome containing:
- a CDS encoding ATP-binding protein translates to MARVKGRVGLTMLNWRGSVPAALQVLSALVDNALQHGSTSQHVDTSLQVCLSITESQQLLVDVRDFNPVFADFRDVRAGVGDGLLAELVRRGAITDLTWFVSPEAQSKTVRAVLIAGVVEP